A single Lolium perenne isolate Kyuss_39 chromosome 6, Kyuss_2.0, whole genome shotgun sequence DNA region contains:
- the LOC127329065 gene encoding uncharacterized protein produces the protein MEIVASTGRAEIDTSRPFQSVREAVGVFGGERRAPGGRNGGSSRGSSASSSKFSVPPAASPALLGCLKKLEAELAEARSELADLKQRQSQMEMAVSSVSVQLANSLGIFSVSLNKGKELAVVDRSAMVGAEEEYGDGRVRSDLWVDDTRAEEWIASLDYLPSLSEALSIRMIEDDFRKVKSDKKAKKKHPKKQRKIAVSLVRGIFSKKGKSR, from the coding sequence ATGGAGATCGTCGCTAGCACGGGACGCGCGGAGATCGACACCTCCCGTCCGTTCCAGTCGGTCAGGGAGGCTGTCGGGGTCTTCGGCGGCGAGCGGCGCGCCCCGGGCGGTCGCAATGGCGGAAGCTCACGTGGCAGCAGCGCATCCAGCTCCAAGTTCAGCGTGCCTCCAGCGGCTTCTCCCGCGTTGCTGGGCTGCCTGAAGAAGCTGGAGGCAGAACTGGCGGAGGCCAGGAGCGAGCTGGCGGACCTCAAGCAGAGGCAGTCGCAGATGGAGATGGCCGTGTCCAGCGTCAGCGTACAGCTCGCAAACAGCCTGGGGATCTTCTCCGTCAGCCTCAACAAAGGGAAGGAGCTCGCCGTGGTTGACAGGTCGGCGATGGTCGGGGCGGAGGAGGAATACGGCGATGGCAGGGTACGCAGCGATCTTTGGGTCGACGACACACGTGCCGAGGAGTGGATAGCCAGCCTCGACTACCTGCCGAGCCTCTCGGAGGCGCTGTCCATCAGGATGATCGAGGATGACTTCAGAAAGGTGAAGAGCGACAAGAAGGCCAAGAAGAAGCACCccaagaagcagaggaagattgcGGTATCACTAGTCCGAGGCATCTTCTCCAAGAAAGGCAAGTCCAGGTGA